Proteins found in one Phocoena sinus isolate mPhoSin1 chromosome 5, mPhoSin1.pri, whole genome shotgun sequence genomic segment:
- the STBD1 gene encoding starch-binding domain-containing protein 1: MGAVWSALLVGGGLAGALFVWLLRDTGKEGDAEQGKDASPGEAAAPGGDQGGGGGLSPGPSRRELVTKPEHLQESNGCLVSTTKGPGDLQEAAWRLQSPSGEGSDRDNSRAHVPSGQFPDTPSLATSETGNSRSYSDVSRNTSLGSPIGEWGFQKGQEKTAKAAPCLAEKLPSSNLLLDRAQEGVSLAQLDSRARADHVDWEMVSRHSSWGDVGLGGSLESPVLSSKQGKDYDRSTLVEARGQEVDVKPKRVGAVSSEVHQVSVSFQVHYITRAGVQCLAVTGDHESLGRWNTYIPLQCSKDGLWSRSVPLPADTVVEWKFVVVENGEVTRWEECSNRSLETGHEDKVVHKWWGIH; encoded by the exons ATGGGCGCCGTCTGGTCCGCCCTGCTGGTCGGAGGGGGTCTGGCCGGAGCGCTTTTCGTTTGGCTGCTGCGGGACACGGGAAAGGAGGGGGATGCGGAGCAGGGGAAGGACGCCTCTCCAGGGGAGGCTGCGGCTCCGGGAGGCGATCAGGGTGGTGGCGGCGGACTGAGCCCTGGACCTTCTAGGCGGGAGCTGGTCACCAAACCAG agcatCTTCAAGAAAGCAATGGATGTTTGGTTTCTACGACTAAAGGCCCTGGTGACCTGCAGGAAGCAGCATGGAGACTGCAGAGTCCTTCTGGAGAAGGCAGTGACCGTGACAATTCAAGAGCACATGTTCCCTCTGGACAATTTCCAGACACACCATCTCTAGCTACCTCTGAGACTGGTAACTCTAGAAGTTACTCTGACGTTTCAAGAAACACAAGCCTTGGATCTCCTATAGGAGAATGGGGATTCCAAAAAGGCCAAGAGAAAACTGCTAAAGCAGCTCCATGTCTGGCAGAGAAGTTGCCTTCTAGCAACCTGCTCCTGGACAGAGCGCAAGAAGGAGTGAGCCTCGCACAGTTGGACAGTCGGGCCCGGGCTGACCACGTGGACTGGGAGATGGTGTCCCGGCACTCATCCTGGGGCGATGTTGGTTTGGGTGGCAGTCTTGAGTCTCCAGTGTTAAGCTCTAAGCAGGGAAAGGACTATGACAGAAGCACTCTCGTGGAGGCAAGAGGTCAGGAAGTGGATGTGAAACCAAAAAGGGTAGGAGCAGTGTCTTCAGAGGTTCATCAGGTTAGTGTCAGCTTCCAGGTCCATTATATCACACGCGCTGGTGTGCAATGCCTTGCAGTAACTGGAGACCATGAGAGTCTTGGGAGATGGAACACTTACATCCCACTCCAGTGTAGCAAGGACGGGCTCTGGTCTCGTTCTGTGCCCCTGCCAGCAGACACGGTGGTGGAATGGAAGTTCGTGGTAGTAGAGAATGGGGAAGTTACCCGTTGGGAAGAATGCAGCAATAGATCCTTAGAGACTGGCCATGAGGATAAAGTGGTTCACAAGTGGTGGGGGATTCACTGA